Proteins encoded by one window of Cloeon dipterum chromosome 2, ieCloDipt1.1, whole genome shotgun sequence:
- the LOC135938082 gene encoding uncharacterized protein LOC135938082 isoform X1, with the protein MSETFSRVQVNVQELKEQGNACVKEEKFEEAVLHYTHALAIDPKNFSLYSNRSLAFLKMKQFFLALQDANETIKLNPGWAKGYFRKAEVQFATFHFLDALQSYRQALLLQPDDSSILNAIARTTLECQKDKKADDQIPWLGAGIGIILGVIIVIADQIATMKPSLSHPILMVLTTMGIAMVGYGLARGFRYYVKCQRKSLIEPPADLSGQSEQEDEPEEEMMPEKGGGHARYSKAQARQRFKKGRSS; encoded by the exons ATGAGCGAG ACCTTCTCACGTGTCCAGGTGAACGTGCAAGAGCTGAAGGAACAGGGCAATGCATGCGTCAAGGAAGAAAAGTTTGAGGAGGCTGTTTTGCACTACACCCACGCTCTTGCAATCGACCCCAAAAACTTCTCCCTTTATAGCAACCGTTCGCTGGCCTTCCTCAAGATGAAGCAGTTTTTTCTGGCGTTGCAAGACGCCAATGAGACCATCAAACTTAATCCTGGTTGGGCTAAA GGTTACTTTCGGAAGGCGGAGGTGCAATTTGCCACCTTTCACTTTCTTGACGCACTGCAATCGTATCGTCAAGCCCTTCTGCTGCAGCCTGACGACTCCAGCATATTGAATGCTATCGCCAGGACAACGCTTGAGTGccagaaggacaaaaaag ctgaTGACCAAATTCCTTGGCTTGGTGCTGGAATCGGTATCATCCTGGGCGTCATAATTGTGATTGCTGATCAAATCGCTACCATGAAACCCTCCCTCTCG CATCCAATTCTGATGGTTCTAACAACGATGGGAATCGCCATGGTTGGCTATGGACTTGCGCGAGGTTTCCGCTACTATGTCAAGTGCCAAAGAAAGTCGCTGATCGAGCCCCCAGCTGATCTGAGTGGCCAGTCAGAGCAGGAGGACGAGCCTGAGGAAGAAATGATGCCTGAGAAAGGTGGTGGCCACGCCAGGTACTCAAAGGCGCAGGCCAGGCAGCGGTTTAAGAAGGGCCGCAGCAGCTAG
- the LOC135938082 gene encoding uncharacterized protein LOC135938082 isoform X2, whose amino-acid sequence MSEVNVQELKEQGNACVKEEKFEEAVLHYTHALAIDPKNFSLYSNRSLAFLKMKQFFLALQDANETIKLNPGWAKGYFRKAEVQFATFHFLDALQSYRQALLLQPDDSSILNAIARTTLECQKDKKADDQIPWLGAGIGIILGVIIVIADQIATMKPSLSHPILMVLTTMGIAMVGYGLARGFRYYVKCQRKSLIEPPADLSGQSEQEDEPEEEMMPEKGGGHARYSKAQARQRFKKGRSS is encoded by the exons ATGAGCGAG GTGAACGTGCAAGAGCTGAAGGAACAGGGCAATGCATGCGTCAAGGAAGAAAAGTTTGAGGAGGCTGTTTTGCACTACACCCACGCTCTTGCAATCGACCCCAAAAACTTCTCCCTTTATAGCAACCGTTCGCTGGCCTTCCTCAAGATGAAGCAGTTTTTTCTGGCGTTGCAAGACGCCAATGAGACCATCAAACTTAATCCTGGTTGGGCTAAA GGTTACTTTCGGAAGGCGGAGGTGCAATTTGCCACCTTTCACTTTCTTGACGCACTGCAATCGTATCGTCAAGCCCTTCTGCTGCAGCCTGACGACTCCAGCATATTGAATGCTATCGCCAGGACAACGCTTGAGTGccagaaggacaaaaaag ctgaTGACCAAATTCCTTGGCTTGGTGCTGGAATCGGTATCATCCTGGGCGTCATAATTGTGATTGCTGATCAAATCGCTACCATGAAACCCTCCCTCTCG CATCCAATTCTGATGGTTCTAACAACGATGGGAATCGCCATGGTTGGCTATGGACTTGCGCGAGGTTTCCGCTACTATGTCAAGTGCCAAAGAAAGTCGCTGATCGAGCCCCCAGCTGATCTGAGTGGCCAGTCAGAGCAGGAGGACGAGCCTGAGGAAGAAATGATGCCTGAGAAAGGTGGTGGCCACGCCAGGTACTCAAAGGCGCAGGCCAGGCAGCGGTTTAAGAAGGGCCGCAGCAGCTAG
- the LOC135938083 gene encoding DNA-directed RNA polymerase II subunit RPB9-like gives MSSRKASAYEVRDEGPGYVGIIFCPECNNMLYPREDKENKILLYGCRNCDYKSIASRSCIYVNKLTHDIDEIKLINPDVISDPTLPQTEEHPCPKCAETEAVFFQSQTRRAEDEMRLYYVCKNRKCLNRWTE, from the exons ATGTCATCAAGAAAAGCTAGTGCTTACGAAGTGAGGGATGAAGGCCCTGGATATGTTGGCATCATTTTCTGTCCAGAATG caacAACATGCTGTACCCAAGAGAAGATAAGGAGAATAAGATTCTGCTCTATGGG TGCCGCAACTGTGACTACAAAAGCATTGCTAGCCGCAGCTGCATTTACGTCAACAAATTGACACATGATATTGA TGAAATCAAGCTGATAAACCCTGACGTGATCTCTGACCCGACTCTGCCACAAACTGAGGAACACCCATGCCCAAAATGCGCTGAAACCGAAGCTGTTTTCTTCCAATCCCAAACAAGAAGGGCTGaa GACGAGATGAGATTGTACTACGTGTgcaaaaacagaaaatgcTTGAACCGTTGGACAGAATAG
- the LOC135938081 gene encoding lactosylceramide 4-alpha-galactosyltransferase-like, which produces MKGSRGLAVVSRRHLLALLALCLLLLLGTNLLVQGPQSAVLPENGNAPQKQPLGIGVRIFLKRLFGDGYGQRCDRHAANRSVERQLPEATIFLDQRDPGRAAYFFVETSCNGLVNARQACAVESAALLHPEADVYLLLLSPPPELDVRRQNPSVANLMDGYRNVHVLYFNLVDYFKGGPLEQWFRSGALRASSFEQSHTSDAFRYYTLWKYGGTYMDLDIILLRSLSALTNFAGAESSEDIAAGVLNLERHSTLAMECVREIRDHFRGDDWGANGPGVITRTVQKLCGTENTQEMTFDRCKGRFQVMPPLDFYPIPWRQWRLYFNISSSNDTMRRLSKSKAIHVWNKFSATTPVQVGSRQPYGLLAAKFCPRVYAGCGATF; this is translated from the exons ATGAAGGGCAGTCGGGGTTTGGCGGTGGTCAGCCGGCGCCACTTGTTGGCGCTGCTCGCCCtgtgcctgctgctgcttctgggCACGAATCTGCTGGTGCAAGGGCCGCAGAGCGCCGTGCTGCCCGAAAACGGCAACGCCCCCCAGAAACAACCCCTTGGCATTGGCGTGCGAATCTTCCTCAAGAGGCTCTTCGGAGATGGCTATGGACAGAGGTGCGATCGGCACGCGGCAAATCG ATCGGTTGAGAGACAACTACCTGAGGCGACCATATTCCTGGACCAACGGGACCCTGGCAGAGCGGCCTATTTCTTTGTCGAGACCTCTTGCAATGGACTAGTTAATGCTCGGCAAGCGTGTGCCGTCGAGTCCGCGGCGCTGCTGCACCCTGAAGCCGACGTCTACCTGCTGCTGCTATCGCCACCCCCTGAGTTGGATGTGCGCCGACAGAACCCATCCGTGGCCAATCTGATGGATGGCTACAGAAATGTTCACGTGCTCTACTTCAACCTTGTAGACTACTTTAAGGGCGGGCCTCTAGAGCAGTGGTTCAGGTCGGGTGCCCTCCGGGCCAGCAGCTTTGAGCAGTCGCACACCAGTGACGCCTTCAG GTACTACACCCTGTGGAAATACGGTGGAACTTACATGGATCTGGATATAATCCTGCTGCGATCGCTATCCGCACTGACCAATTTTGCGGGTGCCGAATCCAGCGAGGACATCGCGGCCGGCGTGCTCAATCTGGAGCGTCACTCTACCCTGGCGATGGAGTGCGTTCGTGAAATCAGGGACCACTTCCGTGGCGACGACTGGGGCGCCAATGGCCCTGGCGTCATTACCCGCACTGTGCAGAAACTTTGTGGCACTGAAAATACCCAGGAGATGACCTTTGACAGGTGCAAAGGTCGCTTCCAG GTGATGCCCCCCTTGGATTTCTACCCGATTCCTTGGCGCCAGTGGCGGCTGTACTTCAACATATCGTCCAGCAATGACACAATGCGGCGTCTCTCCAAGAGCAAGGCCATCCATGTGTGGAACAAGTTCAGTGCCACGACGCCAGTGCAAGTGGGCTCGCGCCAGCCGTATGGACTGCTCGCCGCTAAATTCTGTCCAAGGGTGTACGCTGGCTGCGGAGCCACCTTTTAG